CCAGGCCTGGTTCGACCCGAGCCGCGCCGTGACGCCGATCGACGAAGTGTTCCCACCGGGGACGACCACGGAGCAGTCCAATGCCGCGAACGCGGCCCTGATGGTCGACTCCCAGCAGGACGCGATCGCCGCGGCGCTCAACCAGCTCGGCTACCACTTCCCGCAGGCGGTGGCGGTCAAGCAGCTCCTGCCGGGCACCCCGGCGGCGAAAGTGCTGAAGACGGGCGACGAGATCACCAGCGTCAACGGGGAGAGCATCGAGAGCGTCGCCGCGCTGCGCAAGGCGGTCAACGCCAACGGCACGGGCAAGGCGGCCGAGATCGGGATCGTGCGCGACGGCGCGGCCTCCACGGTCTCGATCACGCCCACCGAGACGCAGGGCCAGGTCGTGCTCGGGATCGGGGCGGGGATGGACTACACGTTCCCGTTCGACGTGAACATCGAGCTCAACAACGTGGGCGGCCCGAGTGCAGGACAGATGTTCGCGCTCGGGATCATCGACAAGCTGACGCCGGACAAGCTCAACGGCGGCAAGAAGGTCGCAGGCACGGGCACGATCGACAACGTCGGCACGATCGGGCCGATCGGCGGCATCCGGCAGAAGATGTACGCCGCCCGCGACACCGGGGGAGCGAGCTACTTCCTCGCGCCCGCGTCGAACTGCGACGAGGTCACCGGGCACATCCCTGCCGGACTGCACGTTTTCGCGGTCAAGACGCTGAAGGACTCGCTCGCGGTGCTCCAGGCGGTCAGCAGCGGGTCCAGCACGGCGAAGCTGCCGACCTGCCCGGCGTCCTGACCGTCGATCGCGCGCTCGGCGCGCATCCCGGGTCTTCACCGCCGGGCCGCAGCATTCTCCAAGCGACGCCCGCCTAGGATGGATCTCTGAGTCACCCCACGAGGAGCAAGAGGGCCCACACGTGAGTTCAACCGCCGCAGTTCGACCCCCTGGACGTCGCCGGGCCGCCATCTGGATCACCCTCGGGGTGGTCGTGGCGCTGGTGATCCTGTTCTTCGTCTTCGCCGGGTTGTACGCCGACATCCTCTGGTACCAGCAGCTCGGGTACCTCAACGTGCTGACCACGCAGTGGTTCGCGGGCGCGGCGATGTTCTTCATCGGGTTCTTCGCGATGGCCGTGCCGCTCTGGCTGTCCATCCAGCTCGCCTACCGGCTGCGCCCGGTCTACGCGAAGCTCAACACGCAGCTCGACCGCTACCAGCAGGTCATCGAGCCGCTGCGCCGGCTGGCGATGTACGGCATCCCGATCGTCTTCGGCATCTTCGCCGGCGTCTCGGCGGCCAGCCGCTGGCAGGCCGCAGCGATGTGGCTGAACGGCACGTCGTACGGCAAGACGGACCCGCTGTTCCACCTCGACATCGGCTTCTACCTCTTCGCGCTGCCCTTCTACCGCAGCGTCGTGGGCTTCGCCTCGGCCGTCGTCCTCATCGCGTTGCTGGCCACGCTCGCCACCTGCTACCTGTACGGCTCGATCCGGGTCAGCGGCCGCGAGGTCCGCATCTCGAAGGCAGCACGCGTCCAGATCTCGGTCATCGCCGGGCTCTACCTGCTGCTGCAGGGCGTCAGCATCTGGCTCGACCGCTATGCCGCCGTGACCGACTCGAACGTCAACGACATGGTCAACGGCGCCGCGTACACCGATGTCAACGCGACCATCCCCGCCCGTGCGGTCCTCGCGGGGATCGCGGTGCTGGTCGCCATCATGTTCTTCGCGACCGCGTTCATCGGGCGCTGGCGTTTCCCGCTCGTCGGCACCGCGCTGCTCATCGTCGCCGCCCTCGTGGTCGGCGCGATCTACCCGTGGGTCGTCCAGCGCTTCCAGGTCGACCCCAGCCAGAAGACGCTGGAGACGCCCTACATCCAGCGTTCGATCGACGCCACGCGCG
This genomic stretch from Leifsonia sp. EB41 harbors:
- a CDS encoding PDZ domain-containing protein — protein: MTLFTDDDRPAPLPDGGRIAPSRRTIVGWVAIAVAVVLAIVLALAPAPFVIEQPGPVFNTLGTDQAVGSPPSGDAKPLISIPSKTTYPTGGSLDLLTVSVVGNPDQSPSWWNIIQAWFDPSRAVTPIDEVFPPGTTTEQSNAANAALMVDSQQDAIAAALNQLGYHFPQAVAVKQLLPGTPAAKVLKTGDEITSVNGESIESVAALRKAVNANGTGKAAEIGIVRDGAASTVSITPTETQGQVVLGIGAGMDYTFPFDVNIELNNVGGPSAGQMFALGIIDKLTPDKLNGGKKVAGTGTIDNVGTIGPIGGIRQKMYAARDTGGASYFLAPASNCDEVTGHIPAGLHVFAVKTLKDSLAVLQAVSSGSSTAKLPTCPAS